A single window of Methanobrevibacter sp. DNA harbors:
- a CDS encoding acyltransferase, producing MQITDSNQLLDLGENEFVGELPEMTNSQINFTGKNNILICEEGVHLWNSRIDFNLDNSVLYLSQSCYDYSVNIALHKNNTCFIGKNNFFNGRTTFVLSEAKNIVLGDNCFISYNVVFRTSDGHCIYHADKKDRLNYARSIYVGDHVWFGQNAMVFKGSKIGSGAIIGAGSVVSNKTVRSNTTEAGAPLRLIHEDTFWTPHSNHGWSEEEIEKMSKSDSELFVYSPDENTLDLDDLESDLNGLEDPGDVVEYLWSTFLLSDKNRFAIR from the coding sequence GTGCAGATAACTGATTCTAATCAACTTTTGGATTTAGGTGAAAACGAGTTTGTCGGTGAACTTCCAGAGATGACAAACTCCCAAATCAATTTCACAGGAAAGAACAATATTCTAATTTGTGAGGAGGGGGTTCATCTGTGGAACTCCAGAATAGACTTCAACCTCGACAATTCCGTTTTATACCTTTCTCAAAGCTGCTATGACTATTCAGTTAACATTGCACTTCACAAGAACAACACCTGCTTTATCGGGAAGAACAATTTCTTCAACGGCAGGACAACTTTTGTCTTGTCAGAGGCCAAAAACATCGTTTTGGGCGACAACTGCTTCATATCATACAATGTGGTTTTCAGGACCTCAGACGGCCACTGCATCTACCATGCTGATAAAAAAGACAGACTCAACTATGCAAGAAGCATATACGTCGGCGACCATGTTTGGTTCGGCCAGAACGCAATGGTTTTCAAGGGATCAAAAATAGGTTCAGGTGCCATCATCGGAGCTGGAAGCGTGGTTTCAAACAAGACTGTCCGCTCAAACACAACCGAAGCTGGAGCGCCTTTAAGGCTGATTCATGAGGATACCTTCTGGACTCCCCATTCAAATCACGGCTGGAGCGAAGAAGAAATCGAGAAAATGTCAAAATCTGATTCGGAGCTCTTTGTCTACAGTCCTGATGAAAACACCCTTGATTTGGATGACCTTGAAAGTGACCTCAACGGCCTTGAAGACCCAGGCGATGTGGTTGAGTATCTCTGGTCAACATTTCTTCTTTCAGACAAGAACCGCTTTGCCATCAGGTAA